From Enhydrobacter sp., the proteins below share one genomic window:
- a CDS encoding ABC transporter permease, with protein sequence MSSISDNLVVDPAALRRVQRRELIFSRIARASAYLNVAGLGWLVPLLRMAAGDSPRHQLGELRHVLLVPLAGIAVFLVLWGVLAPQVKTSLGAVPGPVQVWHQAINLYDDHVAERAKEEAFYARQTERNRRLEADGRADQVRWRSYTGKPTYLDQILTSLKTVALGFLIATAIAVPFGIMCGLSRTVNSGLNPLIQIFKPVSPLAWLPIVTMVVSALYVDPTGWLPKSLVISAITVTLCSLWPTLINTTLGVSSIDRDLVNVGKVLQLSTATTIRKLVLPSALPLIFTGLRLSLGVGWMVLIAAEMLAQNPGLGKFVWDEFQNGSSASLAKIMVAVLTIGLIGFLLDRVMYALQAAFTHGMNR encoded by the coding sequence ATGTCCAGCATCAGTGACAATCTCGTCGTCGACCCGGCCGCGCTGCGGCGCGTGCAGCGCCGCGAACTGATCTTCAGCCGCATCGCTCGCGCCTCGGCCTATCTCAACGTCGCTGGTCTGGGCTGGCTGGTGCCTCTGCTGCGCATGGCGGCGGGCGACAGCCCGCGCCACCAGCTCGGCGAGCTGCGGCATGTGCTGCTGGTGCCACTGGCCGGCATTGCCGTCTTCCTCGTGCTGTGGGGCGTGCTCGCACCGCAGGTCAAGACATCGCTCGGCGCGGTGCCTGGTCCGGTACAGGTGTGGCACCAGGCCATCAATCTCTACGACGACCATGTGGCTGAGCGCGCCAAGGAGGAAGCGTTCTACGCCCGCCAAACCGAGCGCAACCGCCGCCTCGAGGCCGATGGCAGGGCCGACCAAGTGCGGTGGCGCAGCTACACCGGCAAGCCCACCTACCTCGACCAGATCCTGACCAGCCTTAAGACGGTGGCGCTCGGCTTCCTGATCGCCACCGCAATCGCCGTGCCGTTCGGCATCATGTGCGGCCTGTCACGGACGGTGAACAGCGGGCTCAACCCCCTGATCCAGATCTTCAAACCGGTGTCGCCGCTTGCCTGGCTGCCGATCGTGACCATGGTCGTGTCGGCCCTCTACGTCGACCCGACCGGCTGGCTGCCCAAGTCACTGGTCATCTCCGCCATCACGGTGACCCTGTGCTCCTTGTGGCCGACCCTGATCAACACCACGCTTGGAGTCTCGTCGATCGACCGTGACCTAGTGAACGTCGGCAAGGTGCTGCAGCTTTCGACCGCCACGACCATCCGCAAGCTCGTGCTGCCCTCGGCGCTGCCGCTGATCTTCACCGGGCTGAGGCTGTCGTTGGGCGTCGGCTGGATGGTGCTGATCGCCGCCGAGATGCTGGCGCAGAACCCGGGCCTCGGGAAGTTCGTGTGGGACGAGTTCCAGAACGGATCGTCGGCGTCGCTAGCCAAGATCATGGTCGCGGTCCTCACCATCGGCCTGATCGGCTTCCTGCTCGACCGCGTTATGTACGCGCTGCAAGCCGCCTTCACCCACGGCATGAACCGCTGA